From the genome of Miscanthus floridulus cultivar M001 chromosome 10, ASM1932011v1, whole genome shotgun sequence, one region includes:
- the LOC136489325 gene encoding probable WRKY transcription factor 63 has protein sequence MDCVPDHEFAMREVAQAYEFIKSQQPLLQFCDEQPSSAATNNLVQRLLNEALQALRLALSVMDPQLPAAVTGHHSSSSTTNRPHLLRQKSSAGAGDSEGVMSTMTRGKSRRSNDASSRILLTSMPHEDGYHWRKYGEKQINGTHFTRNYFRCSYKYDRGCQATKQIQQHNNSDPPMFQVTYNSEHTCNHTPTSNKYNNDNDLPHLSYSNAEGAVTIPTSHAMKEQEQGPLSSLVEVSTLCLDSMPNEDPFCFSSHYTLNPYQADDLVMEMSNIPCVRSDGYLDIGPMALPVETLEDTPFNDLELDELFDSSWIDN, from the exons ATGGATTGTGTGCCGGATCACGAGTTTGCCATGAGAGAAGTTGCACAGGCATACGAGTTCATCAAGAgccagcagcctctcctgcaGTTCTGCGACGAGCAGCCATCTTCGGCTGCGACCAATAATCTGGTGCAGAGGCTCCTCAACGAGGCGCTGCAAGCGTTGCGCCTTGCCTTGTCAGTCATGGACCCACAGCTTCCGGCTGCTGTAACAGGTCATCATTCAAGCTCATCCACAACCAACAGGCCTCATCTCTTACGGCAGAAGAGCTCTGCAGGAGCAGGCGATTCGGAAGGAGTGATGAGCACCATGACAAGGGGTAAAAGTAGAAG GTCAAATGATGCCAGTTCACGTATTCTCTTGActtccatgcctcatgaagaTGGATATCACTGGAGAAAATATGGCGAGAAACAGATCAATGGAACCCATTTCACAAG GAACTACTTCAGGTGCAGCTACAAATATGACAGAGGTTGCCAGGCCACAAAGCAAATACAACAGCACAATAACAGCGATCCGCCAATGTTTCAGGTGACCTACAACAGTGAGCACACCTGCAACCACACCCCAACTTCCAACAAATACAACAACGACAACGATCTTCCACATCTAAGCTACAGCAACGCCGAGGGAGCAGTGACCATTCCAACTAGCCATGccatgaaagagcaagaacaggGACCACTGTCGTCTCTTGTCGAAGTTTCTACCCTTTGTTTGGATTCGATGCCTAATGAAGACCCATTTTGTTTCAGTAGCCACTACACTCTAAATCCTTATCAAGCTGATGACCTAGTGATGGAAATGTCCAACATACCATGTGTGCGTAGTGATGGATATTTAGACATTGGGCCAATGGCGCTGCCTGTGGAAACATTGGAAGATACCCCTTTCAACGATCTTGAGCTTGACGAACTATTTGACAGCAGCTGGATTGACAATTAG